The bacterium sequence TTTGAATATGGTAGCTATTTAGCTGCAAGTTTCGCATATCTTATGCAGCTTCAAAAAGATGCCGTAGGATTCACAGTTTTCGACGAAAAAATTCGAGCCGAAAGACCACCTAGTAGCACTCGGGTTAATCTTTTTGAGATGTTACGGCTTTTAGAGGACATTAAGCCTTCAGGAAAAACCTCTTCTCCTGAGGTTTTTGGCGAGGTTGCCCAAAGAATCCGAAGACGCGGTCTCGTTCTTATTATCTCCGATTTATACGATGATCCCGAGCGCATGATGACAGCGATAAAACAGTTTCGTCATCGAGGGCATGAAGTTATCGTGTTTCATATAGTCGATCCACTGGAGATAGCTTTCAACTTCAAGGGTGAGACAGTCTTCACTGACCTCGAATCCTCCCGAAAGATACAGACTCAACCATGGGCCATGCGCGAGGAATATCAAAGGAAATTCTCGAATTATATTGACACAATAAAACTGGCTTGCGAAGATTCCAGAATAGACTATGAACTTATTAATACCACAAACACATTCGATGTAGCGTTGTTGGCTTATCTTCATAAGAGAAACAAGCTGGGATAGTTATATATTCAAAACAGATCAATTTGATAATAAGGGATGTCATACACGCAAAAGCGAGTATTCATATCAATAATTTTGTATTGAAATATTGGAGGTTAAATGCCAAATAAAATAGTCGAATGCGTTCCAAATTTCTCTGAAGGTCGCAACATGAAGATCATTGGAGAGATAACCGATACGATCAAAGCGGTGGAGGGAGCTGAACTCAAGGATGTCGATCCGGGGGCAGCTACGAACCGCACGGTCGTGACCTTTATCGGCACTCCGGAGGCGGTTTTGGAGGCGGCATTTAAGGCTATTGAAAAGGCCTCTAAAGTTATCGATATGCGCAAACACATAGGCGCGCATCCGCGCTTTGGGGCAACCGATGTTTGTCCTTTTGTGCCTGTCGAGGGTGTTACTATGGAGGATTGCATCGAGTTGGCTAATCTCTTAGGAAAAAGAGTGGGCGATGAACTTGGAATACCGGTATATCTTTATGAAAACGCTGCCAGCGACCAAAGGAGACGCAATCTTGCCTATGTTCGCAGGGGTGAATACGAGGGTTTATCGGAAAAAATGAAGGATCCGGAGATGATCCCAGACTTCGGACCGCGCGTATTTAATGAACGCTCGGGTGCAATAGCTATTAGCGCTCGGGAATTTTT is a genomic window containing:
- a CDS encoding DUF58 domain-containing protein; amino-acid sequence: MAIENKKDHLKYLKPEVIAQLSNMELRARFVVEGFLVGLHKSPYHGFSVEFAEYRQYNPGDPIKNIDWKAYGRTDRYYIKEFEEETNLRCYILLDSSASMSFASEGHIPKFEYGSYLAASFAYLMQLQKDAVGFTVFDEKIRAERPPSSTRVNLFEMLRLLEDIKPSGKTSSPEVFGEVAQRIRRRGLVLIISDLYDDPERMMTAIKQFRHRGHEVIVFHIVDPLEIAFNFKGETVFTDLESSRKIQTQPWAMREEYQRKFSNYIDTIKLACEDSRIDYELINTTNTFDVALLAYLHKRNKLG